From Nonlabens sp. Ci31, the proteins below share one genomic window:
- a CDS encoding DUF6588 family protein, with translation MKKHYLLVGFTVSFFGFQNTIAQNNDVENVLTDILFILDGFNDPAAEASVMQTGAGWFHTAKSLDKFKTNISIGISGLPFPANKKNFTVSDSDFINVAIRDGDQASIPTTLGGRGRTFFDFDIDGETYEFQAFSGLNTDFFAFPYVQGQIGLWQETEITLRVVPQITLGKSSYAVYGVGLKHNLSQYFFKEKRSLEIAFYANYNRTDLNLQYDEPLDLEPSDGGAPLAIIDGSLIDFHSINAGLVASKDYKKWTFSTALNYNTSWVDYSLTGERSLFFDLFNNVLTTLSETKHSFKVDLGTAYQLTPKWNLNTQLSAGQFVNLNLSAVYSIY, from the coding sequence ATGAAAAAGCATTACTTACTAGTAGGATTTACCGTCTCTTTTTTTGGTTTTCAAAATACCATAGCACAAAATAACGATGTAGAAAATGTACTGACTGATATACTATTTATTCTCGATGGATTTAACGATCCTGCCGCAGAAGCTAGCGTCATGCAAACAGGTGCTGGATGGTTTCATACCGCAAAATCCTTAGATAAATTTAAAACAAATATCTCCATAGGAATAAGCGGTTTACCTTTTCCCGCAAACAAAAAGAATTTTACGGTAAGCGATTCAGATTTTATCAATGTAGCTATACGAGATGGAGATCAGGCGTCTATTCCGACGACTCTAGGTGGTCGCGGTCGTACTTTTTTTGATTTTGATATTGATGGGGAAACCTATGAGTTTCAAGCTTTTTCTGGATTAAACACTGATTTCTTTGCTTTTCCATACGTGCAAGGACAGATAGGACTATGGCAAGAAACGGAAATTACCTTAAGAGTTGTTCCTCAAATTACCTTAGGGAAGTCGAGTTATGCCGTCTATGGAGTTGGACTAAAACATAATTTGTCCCAGTATTTCTTCAAAGAAAAACGCAGTTTGGAGATTGCTTTTTATGCTAATTATAACAGGACTGATCTTAATCTTCAATATGACGAGCCGCTAGATCTAGAACCATCAGATGGCGGAGCGCCGCTCGCAATAATCGATGGGTCGCTTATCGATTTTCATTCTATTAATGCTGGCCTTGTAGCGAGTAAGGATTATAAAAAGTGGACTTTTTCTACCGCTCTCAACTATAATACAAGTTGGGTAGATTACAGCCTTACTGGGGAACGCAGTTTGTTCTTTGACCTTTTTAATAACGTGCTTACCACTCTTAGCGAGACCAAACATTCTTTTAAGGTAGATCTAGGAACAGCCTATCAACTCACCCCTAAATGGAATTTGAATACACAGTTAAGTGCAGGACAGTTTGTTAATTTAAACTTAAGTGCCGTTTATAGCATCTATTAA
- the rplT gene encoding 50S ribosomal protein L20 has product MPRSVNAVARRARRKKVLKQAKGYFGRRKNVWTVAKNAVDKAMVYSYRDRRNKKRSFRRLWITRINAGSRMHGMSYSVFMGAVKKNNIELNRKVLADLAMNHPEAFTAVVNKVK; this is encoded by the coding sequence ATGCCTAGATCAGTAAATGCCGTAGCTCGTAGAGCTCGTAGAAAAAAAGTCCTCAAGCAGGCAAAAGGTTACTTCGGACGTCGTAAAAACGTATGGACAGTAGCAAAGAATGCAGTAGATAAAGCAATGGTTTATTCTTATCGCGATAGAAGAAATAAGAAAAGATCATTTCGTAGATTATGGATCACGCGTATCAACGCTGGTTCTCGTATGCACGGTATGAGTTACTCTGTATTTATGGGAGCTGTAAAAAAGAACAATATCGAGTTAAATCGTAAAGTTCTTGCAGATCTTGCTATGAATCATCCAGAAGCTTTTACAGCAGTAGTAAATAAAGTAAAATAA
- the rpmI gene encoding 50S ribosomal protein L35, with the protein MPKMKTKSSAKKRFKLTGTGKIKRKHAFKSHILTKKSKKRKLALTHDTVVHKADVPNIKLQLRLK; encoded by the coding sequence ATGCCTAAAATGAAAACAAAATCTAGTGCTAAGAAGCGTTTTAAGCTTACTGGTACTGGAAAGATCAAAAGAAAACACGCTTTTAAAAGTCATATCCTGACTAAAAAGAGTAAGAAACGTAAACTAGCTTTGACTCACGATACAGTAGTGCACAAAGCAGATGTACCTAATATCAAGTTACAATTACGTCTTAAGTAA
- the infC gene encoding translation initiation factor IF-3, with product MIKEDKHAINEKIRAREVRLVGDGEPRVMDTREALKEAQEKELDLVEISPNADPPVAKIMDYKKFVYEQKKREKVIKQNASKVVIKEIRFGPNTDDHDYEFKRKHGEKFLKEGSKLKAYVFFKGRSIIYKDQGEILLLRLAQDLEELGKVEQMPKMEGKRMNMFIAPKKK from the coding sequence ATTATCAAGGAAGACAAGCACGCAATCAATGAAAAGATACGTGCCAGAGAAGTACGCCTAGTAGGCGATGGAGAACCTCGTGTTATGGATACACGTGAAGCTCTTAAAGAAGCACAAGAGAAAGAACTTGACCTGGTTGAGATTTCTCCTAATGCTGACCCACCTGTGGCAAAAATCATGGACTATAAGAAATTTGTCTATGAACAAAAAAAGCGTGAGAAAGTAATCAAGCAAAATGCTAGTAAGGTTGTTATCAAGGAAATCCGTTTCGGACCCAATACAGATGACCATGATTACGAATTCAAAAGAAAGCATGGTGAGAAGTTCCTTAAAGAAGGGTCTAAATTAAAAGCCTACGTGTTCTTTAAAGGTCGTTCCATTATTTATAAAGATCAAGGAGAAATCTTATTGTTGAGATTGGCTCAAGATTTAGAAGAGTTAGGTAAAGTAGAACAAATGCCTAAAATGGAAGGTAAACGTATGAATATGTTTATCGCTCCTAAGAAAAAGTAA